A stretch of the Hydra vulgaris chromosome 09, alternate assembly HydraT2T_AEP genome encodes the following:
- the LOC136085457 gene encoding zinc finger BED domain-containing protein 4-like encodes MQLLQNCYIQGWWQSLSVIHNIEHAKAFKNLHKSEIKNQKHDKASVIDFNICEDSSTAGPSCKSSPNLAFETPMPREPRSTTLSSAFTSLNPKSEDAEINTRSSFSTIISIKMKPRSSSTKQPTIHQVFAKTRPLTSTDPKTIKITRLIAEMICTDNQPVSIVENPGFKRLLQFLEPSITTDMWSSTANDDYMSLTAHFLTEDMKQIHICLDVVPFPYESHTATNLVNFMNESLERWGLLEKLNVLVRDNVRNIVSAMDVGKFTNIPCLAHTLQLVVKDGCLNNERISLLAATCRRIVGHFKHLVKSYKLLRQSQEILGRPKHSIIQDEPTRWNSTFHMLNRLIEQKDAILLVTPHFPKATRQNKELSTGEWDGLVPLVAALKVFEEVTLTASSSKVTTSEVIPIINAVNMSIDRIKDYGNFKDSVSRTMAEKAVTLLIGEFNAFDIDEGHEIKAAENQEPTTPAPGAVWSLYN; translated from the exons ATGCAACTTTTGCAAAACTGTTATATCCAGGGGTGGTGGCAGAGTTTGTCAGTCATACACAACATCGAACATGCTAAAGCATTTAAAAACCTTCATAAATCTGAAATCAAAAATCAGAAACATGATAAAGCTAGCGTTATCGATTTTAATATATGCGAGGATAGCTCTACCGCAGGACCATCTTGTAAATCCAGTCCTAACCTTGCTTTTGAAACTCCTATGCCAAGGGAACCTCGATCTACTACACTCTCATCCGCATTCACAAGTCTCAACCCTAAGTCTGAGGATGCGGAGATCAATACTAGAAGCTCTTTTTCCacaattatttctataaaaatgaaGCCTAGATCTTCATCTACTAAACAACCTACAATACACCAAGTGTTTGCAAAGACCAGGCCTCTCACATCTACAGATCCGAAGACAATAAAAATTACAAGGCTTATTGCTGAAATGATATGCACAGATAACCAACCTGTTAGTATAGTAGAAAATCCTGGTTTCAAGAGGTTACTACAGTTTTTGGAGCCAAG TATAACTACCGACATGTGGAGCTCAACAGCCAATGATGATTACATGAGCCTAACAGCACATTTCCTCACAGAAGATATGAAACAAATTCACATTTGTCTTGACGTGGTACCTTTTCCTTATGAGTCCCACACCGCAACCAATCTTGTTAACTTTATGAATGAATCACTTGAGCGTTGGGGACTACTTGAAAAACTCAATGTACTAGTAAGAGATAATGTCAGAAATATTGTTTCTGCTATGGACGTCGGGAAGTTTACAAATATTCCTTGTCTTGCCCATACACTTCAGTTGGTTGTGAAAGACGGCTGCCTCAACAATGAACGCATATCTTTACTAGCTGCTACCTGTAGAAGAATAGTAGGACACTTTAAACATTTGGTTAAGTCATACAAACTTTTGAGACAATCTCAGGAGATTCTGGGACGGCCTAAACACAGCATTATTCAAGATGAGCCAACTAGATGGAATAGCACCTTCCACATGCTGAACCGTTTAATTGAACAAAAAGATGCGATTCTGTTGGTAACGCCACATTTCCCAAAAGCTACTCGACAAAACAAGGAGTTGTCAACCGGAGAATGGGATGGTTTGGTTCCTCTCGTTGCTGCTTTAAAAGTGTTTGAAGAGGTCACGCTTACTGCAAGTTCATCGAAAGTGACCACATCAGAAGTTATCCCAATAATAAATGCAGTTAACATGTCAATTGATCGCATCAAGGACTACGGAAATTTTAAAGACTCTGT gaGCAGGACGATGGCTGAGAAAGCTGTTACTTTATTAATTGGCGAGTTTAATGCATTCGACATAGACGAGGGTCATGAAATTAAAGCTGCTGAAAATCAAGAACCTACCACACCTGCTCCAGGTGCTGTCTGGTCattatataactaa